GATGCCAGAAGCATCAGCACGAACTGGCTGGACAGCGCCGGCCATATTTTTGCAAAGGCCGGTTTCATCACGACGTAACGAAACACCTGAAGGCGGCTGAGCGAGAGCGACAGGCCCGCCTCGACCTGTGAGCGGTGTATGGACTCCACGCCGGCGCGAATGATCTCCGTCGCATAGGCCGAAAGGTTGAGCGTCATGGCAAAGAGTGCGGCTTGTGTCCCGGACATGCGAAAGCCGACGAGCGGCAGTCCGAAGAAAACCATGAAGAGCTGGACGAGAAATGGCGTGTTCCTGAGCAGTTCGACATAGGAATCGACGCAGAAGCGGATGGTGCCGTTGCCGAGACTGCGCATGGCGACCAGCGCCACGGCGATCATCGTACCGAGGACGATCGCGGTTGCCGACAGGCCTATCGTCAGCAGGATGCCGCGCCAGATCAGATCCGATTCAGCAAACACGGCCTCGAAGTGAAGTGAAAAATTCATGCTGGCTCCTCCCGAATACGCTGTTCCGGCGCGCCTGTGGAAGGGCGCGCCGGAGTTTTGCCGTCCGATCAGAATGTCGGGAGAACGGGCAGGGGCGTGCCGACCCATTTGCGGGCGATCGCGTCCAGCTCTCCATTCTGCTTGATGTAATAGATCGTATTGTTCAGCCACTGATGCAGGTCGACGGCATCCTTGCGAACGGTCATCGAGTTCGGCTGTATGGAGAAGAAGAACTTCACCTCCGTCGTCGTATCGCCGCGCAGCTTGATGGCCGCGTTGGCCTGCGCATCCGGCCCGGCGATCGCCTGCACCTGACCCGAGAAAAGAGCCTGCATGGTCGTCGCATCATCATCAAAGCGCAGGATCGTCAGGCCAAGTTCCTTCTCACGGTTGACGAATTCGCGCTCGACGCTCGATCCGCGATTGACCCCTACAGTCATGCCTTTCAGGTCTTCCCATTTTTCAATCTTGGTATCCTTGTGGGAATAGATCCCCACCTGGAAGGCGCTGTAGGGGTTGGTGAACATCACCGCCTTGGCGCGCTCCGGCGTCGGCGCCAGCGTCGCGACAAGGAAGTCCACCTTGCCGGATTCCAGAGCCGGAATGCGCGATGGCGGCGTCAGCTGGACCATCGTAACCGGTACGCCGAGATATTTGCCGATCAGCGTTGCGACATCGGCATCATACCCGACCGGATTTCCCTGCGCGTCCACCGAGCCGAAGGGCGGCGCACCCACCAGCACGCCGATCTTCACCGAGCCGCGCTTGACGATGTCATCGACGCTCTGTGCATTTGCCGAAAAACCGGTGAAGATACCGGCACAAACCGCGATCGCGGCAGCAACGGATTTAAAAGACTGAAAGATGCTCATCACTCTCTCCCTGGTTGATTGAGCTGTGGTTTATGGCCGGCTCCTCCCGGCCATGCGGTGATCTGCTATTCAGACGCGGTGCGGACGATGTTGATGCAGTCTTGCCCCTTCAGCCGCCGATTGATGTTTTCCGCGATCGTCTGCTGCCGCCGCCGCACCGTTCCACTGGTCCAGCCGGACATGTGCGGCGTCATGATGATGTTCTCGAGTTGATTGAATGGCAGTGCGGACGGTTGTCTCGTCGGCGCGTCGGGTGACGGATAGGCGTACCAGGTATCGATGACCGCACCGCCGATGGTTCCGCTTTTCAGCGCGTCATAAAGCGCCTGCTCGTCTATGGTCGGGCCGCGCCCGACATTGATGATGACGGCACCGGATTTCATCGCTGCGAAAGCCTCCGCATCGACGATCCCGCGTGTCGTGTCCGTTAGTGGTACGGAGACGACGATGAAATCTGCGGTCGGCCAGAATTCGTTGAGCTGATCCAGTGTGAAGGAGCGGTCTACCAGATCCGACGTTTCCACGCGGCTGCGATTGGCGACGCTGACCTGCATTCCGAACGCCTTCGCGCGGACCGCAATGGCCTTCCCGATATGGCCGAAGCCGAGAAGACCGATGGTTTTTCCGGACATTTCGTCGTGCAGGCGCTCGGTCGAACCGGACCAGTAGGCCCACTGGCCGGCGCGCAATTTGTTGTCGGCATCGCGCAACGGAACATGACGGTTGAGAATGGCTGAAAACACATATTCGGCAATTGCGGGATCATGGCCAAAGCAGTTGCACACGACCGCGCTTTTCGGCAGCAGGTCGAGATTGACGGCGTCATAACCGGCGCCGGGCACATGAAACAGCGTCAGTCTTTCAGGCGTCGGCAACGATGCATCAAATTTGACGCCAACGATGATATCGGCTTTGCGATAGGCGTTGCGGTCTTCCTCGGTGACGAGTTGATCCGGCAGCAGAGCGATTTCCGCGCCGCCCTCCACCAGGTTTTTGAAGTCATCGCTGAAACAGGCGGCATTTTCGCCGTGAAAAACGATCCGTTTTGACATGTCTATTCTCCCCGCTGCGGATATTTCTGGAGATTGAAAAAAGGTTGCGCTGATGCAGGTCCGGTCACGTTCATGGTCACGATCGGATCCGCTCGCCCGTCACGGCCGAAAACAGGATGGCCTGACCGGGATCGATCGTCAGCGAAACCTC
This window of the Agrobacterium fabrum str. C58 genome carries:
- a CDS encoding amino acid ABC transporter permease encodes the protein MNFSLHFEAVFAESDLIWRGILLTIGLSATAIVLGTMIAVALVAMRSLGNGTIRFCVDSYVELLRNTPFLVQLFMVFFGLPLVGFRMSGTQAALFAMTLNLSAYATEIIRAGVESIHRSQVEAGLSLSLSRLQVFRYVVMKPAFAKIWPALSSQFVLMLLASSICSFISVPELSGAASIIEQRTFRSFETYIVVTVIYLLLALALKIILAWFGHWLFRRRVKVFSPMTVQEGIA
- a CDS encoding transporter substrate-binding domain-containing protein, with the protein product MSIFQSFKSVAAAIAVCAGIFTGFSANAQSVDDIVKRGSVKIGVLVGAPPFGSVDAQGNPVGYDADVATLIGKYLGVPVTMVQLTPPSRIPALESGKVDFLVATLAPTPERAKAVMFTNPYSAFQVGIYSHKDTKIEKWEDLKGMTVGVNRGSSVEREFVNREKELGLTILRFDDDATTMQALFSGQVQAIAGPDAQANAAIKLRGDTTTEVKFFFSIQPNSMTVRKDAVDLHQWLNNTIYYIKQNGELDAIARKWVGTPLPVLPTF
- a CDS encoding 2-hydroxyacid dehydrogenase, whose product is MSKRIVFHGENAACFSDDFKNLVEGGAEIALLPDQLVTEEDRNAYRKADIIVGVKFDASLPTPERLTLFHVPGAGYDAVNLDLLPKSAVVCNCFGHDPAIAEYVFSAILNRHVPLRDADNKLRAGQWAYWSGSTERLHDEMSGKTIGLLGFGHIGKAIAVRAKAFGMQVSVANRSRVETSDLVDRSFTLDQLNEFWPTADFIVVSVPLTDTTRGIVDAEAFAAMKSGAVIINVGRGPTIDEQALYDALKSGTIGGAVIDTWYAYPSPDAPTRQPSALPFNQLENIIMTPHMSGWTSGTVRRRQQTIAENINRRLKGQDCINIVRTASE